From the Fimbriimonadaceae bacterium genome, the window ATCTCTCGTTCTTCAATTGGGACCTGCTCCGCGACAAGAACCCCTTCGTCGGGCTGGGCAACTATGCCGACCTGGCGCAAGACAACGGTTTTTGGCGGGCGATGGGCAACTCGTTGCTCTACACGGCGGTCAGCGTGCCCCTCGGTCTGGTGGCGGCGTTGGGCATCGCGGTCTTGGTCGCCAAGCCGTTGCGGGGTCTGGCCTTCTTCCGGACGGTGTTCTACCTGCCGTCGGTGATGTCGCAGGTCGCCACTGCCATGGTGTGGATCTACATCCTGCTTCCCAAGACGGGGTTCGTCAACACTGTCCTAGGGTGGTTTGGGTTGCCCTCGGAAACCGACTTCCTCAACCAGGTCGGCTGGGCGATGGCCGCCCTTGTCTTCATGTCGGTGTGGACCGGCCTTGGGCCGCGGATGGTGCTCTACCTGGCCGGGATCATGGGGATACCCGACTCGCTCTACGAGGCGGCCTCTCTGGACGGGGCGAGCAAGCGGAGGCAGTTTTGGGCGGTGACCTTGCCGATGCTGGCGCCCACCACCTTGTTCGTGACCGTCACCAGCACGATCGCGGCCATGCAAGTCTTTACGCCCGTCTACATGATGACGAAGGGTGGGCCCCTGGACACGACCGACATGGTCGGCTACCACATCTACACGACCGCTTGGCGCGACTTCCACGTCGGGGAGGCGTCGGCGCAGTCGTTCGTGCTGTTGGCCGTTGTCATGGCGGTGTCGTGGTTCCAGTTCCGCCTGCAGCGAAGCCAACTGGAGGGTTACAGTGCAGCGTGAGGGCCTGTTGTCCAAGGTGTCGGCCTATGTCGTCCTCGTCGCCGTCGCCCTGTTCCTCTTGATGCCGTTGGTGTGGATGGTCCTCGTTTCGTTCCATCCAAGCAACGCGCCGGTGCCCGACTTCGCCCACTTGTGGCCCAAGGAGTTCCACGGTGAGAACTACGCCCAAGTGGTCTTCAACAAGGAACTTCCGGTATGGCGGTTTGCCCTGAACTCGGTCACGGTCACGGCCGCCGTCGTGCTGGGCCAGCTCCTCGTCACCTCCATGGCGGCGTTCGGATTTGCCCGGCTGAAGTTCCCCGGCCGAGACGTCCTTTTCGCCCTGTTCCTCGTCGCGATGATGTTTGCCGGGACGGTGACGCAAATCCCCGTCTACCTGATGGTGCGGGGCTTTGGTTGGCTCGACACCTACGCGGCCTTGATCGTGCCTGGTCTGTCGAGCTCCTTCAGTGTGTTCATGCTGCGCCAGTTTTTCGTCCAGATCCCCATGGAGTTGGACGAGGCGGCGCGGATGGACGGGGCGAACGAGTGGACGGTTTACTTCCGAGTCGTCCTTCCGCTCGCCAAGCCTGCCCTGGCGACGGCGGCGGCGTTTTGCTTTTTCGCCGTGTGGACGGATTTCTTCTGGCCGCTCTTGAGCACCAATTCAGTCAGGATGCGGACCCTTGAGGTCGGGCTTTCGGTCTTCAAGAACAGCTACGGCCAGCAGAACTGGCCCCTTCAGATGACCGCTGCCGTGGTCGCCTTGGCCCCCCTGGTCGTCGTGTTTCTGCTGACCCAAAAGGCGTTCGTGCGCGGCCTGACGGTCGGCTCGATCAAGTGACCCCGCTTGGCCAAGTGCAGGCCAAGCGGGGTCGTCGCCTCACCAAATGGTGAGGTTCAAGACGCGGCGGCCTTCAGCCGACGGGCGTCGAGGGCGTGGTGGAACATCTTCACGTATTCCCGGGCGCTCTTGCCCCAACTGAAGTCCCCGGTCATCCCAGCGTGCACGATCTTCGACCAGCGGTCCCGGTCTTGGAAGGCCGCCACACACCGGCCGACCGCGTCGAGCAGCCCCCGGGTCGACCGCTCGTCAAAGACGAACCCGTTTTCGCCTTCGAAGACGGTGTCGGCAAGGCCGCCGGTGCGGCGGACCACCGGCACCGTCCCGTACCGCATTGCGATCATCTGGCCCAGCCCGCAGGGTTCGAAGCTGCTCGGCATAAGAAAGGCGTCGCAGCCGGAGTAGATCCGTTGGGCAAGGTCCACGTCGAACGCCTCGAAGAACTTGACGCGGCCCGGATAGGCGGCCTCAAGCCGGCGGAGTTCGGAGGCGGCCCAGGGGTCGCCGGTGCCGAGGACGACGAGGCCCGCCCCTTGGCCGAGGAAAGTCGGCGCCGCATCGACGATCAGGTCGAACCCCTTCTGGTTGCTCAGGCGGCTGACCACGCCCATGACCGGGAAGTCGCCACTGGTCTCAAGCCCCGCCTCCGCACAAAGAAGGCGGCGGCACTCCTGCTTGCCCGTGGTGTCGTCGGCCGAGTAGTGTGCCGCCGTTTTGGGGTCGGTCGCGGGATCAAAGACTTCGGTGTCGATGCCGTTGAGGATGCCGCTGAGGCGGCCCTCCTGGGCCAGCCAAGCCATCAAGCCTTCGAGACGGCACCCGTACTCGGGCGTCTGGATCTCCTGGGCGTAGTTCGGAGAAACCGTGTTGACCTGGTCGGCAAAGGCCGCTCCGGCCTTCAGGAAGTTCACGCCGCCATAGGTTTCCAACTGGTGCATGTTGAACAGGCTGCTGGGGACCCCGGCCGCGTCCATCGTGTCATAGCCGAACTCGCCTTGGTATGCCAGGTTGTGGACCGTGAAGGTGGACGCGACGCTGTCCCAGTCGCCCCGGCGGGTCTCCTTGACCAGCACGGGCAAGAACCCCATGTGCCAGTCATGGGCGCTCACGACGTCGGGCAACCAGTCCGACTCCTGGCACATCTCGAGGGCGGCATGGCTGAAGAAGAGGTAGTCGTCCCGCTGGGGGGAGTACACGTCCTGGCTTCGTTGGACGCCGGCAAAGGCACCTTCGCCGTCGATGAGCCAGTGAGTCACACCGTCAAATGTCGCCTCCCAGCGGTCGGCACGCACCAGCCGGTGGCCGTTGACCCGGACGAGGACTTCGGACTTGGTCTTGGTGAACCCCCACCGAGGGTCGTTGACGACCATGCCGTACGCAGGCATCGCGACGACAACATCATGGCCCAAGGCGGCAAGAGCCTTGGGGAGCGAACCGGCTACGTCGGCGAGCCCGCCGACTTTGGCGAACGGAGCGACTTCGGCAGAGCAGAACAGTACCTTCATCCTGGCGACCTGCTCTGTCTGTCGGCTTGGTGGCGTGGCACCGTCACCGGTCAAAGTGACAGAGCCTCGACCATCACGGCAGTGGCTTCGCCCCCTCCGATGCACGGGCTGGCGACGCCCAGCCCCCCGCCCCGACGGCGCAGTTCGTGGAGCAGCGTGAGCACAAGCCGTGCGCCCGTCATGCCGATCGGGTGGCCCAGGGAGACGGCCCCGCCGTTCACATTGAGCTTGCTCTCGGGGATGCCGACCTCGCGCGCCACGACCATGGCCACGACCGCGAACGCCTCGTTGACTTCAAAGAGGCTCACGTCCTCGGTCGTCTTCCCCGTCTTGGCCAAGACTTTCTTGATCGCCTCGGCGGGGGCAGTCGTGAACCACTCCGGCGCTTGGGCGTGCTGGGCGTAGGCGACGATCCTGCCAATGGGCTTGAGGCCGTGCTGCTGGACGGCCTCGCCCGAGGCCAAGACGAGGGCGGCCGCGCCG encodes:
- a CDS encoding sugar ABC transporter permease, producing MRKRVVGYAFVAPAVVHLVLFALVPIAFALYLSFFNWDLLRDKNPFVGLGNYADLAQDNGFWRAMGNSLLYTAVSVPLGLVAALGIAVLVAKPLRGLAFFRTVFYLPSVMSQVATAMVWIYILLPKTGFVNTVLGWFGLPSETDFLNQVGWAMAALVFMSVWTGLGPRMVLYLAGIMGIPDSLYEAASLDGASKRRQFWAVTLPMLAPTTLFVTVTSTIAAMQVFTPVYMMTKGGPLDTTDMVGYHIYTTAWRDFHVGEASAQSFVLLAVVMAVSWFQFRLQRSQLEGYSAA
- a CDS encoding carbohydrate ABC transporter permease, which translates into the protein MQREGLLSKVSAYVVLVAVALFLLMPLVWMVLVSFHPSNAPVPDFAHLWPKEFHGENYAQVVFNKELPVWRFALNSVTVTAAVVLGQLLVTSMAAFGFARLKFPGRDVLFALFLVAMMFAGTVTQIPVYLMVRGFGWLDTYAALIVPGLSSSFSVFMLRQFFVQIPMELDEAARMDGANEWTVYFRVVLPLAKPALATAAAFCFFAVWTDFFWPLLSTNSVRMRTLEVGLSVFKNSYGQQNWPLQMTAAVVALAPLVVVFLLTQKAFVRGLTVGSIK
- a CDS encoding glycogen synthase, which codes for MKVLFCSAEVAPFAKVGGLADVAGSLPKALAALGHDVVVAMPAYGMVVNDPRWGFTKTKSEVLVRVNGHRLVRADRWEATFDGVTHWLIDGEGAFAGVQRSQDVYSPQRDDYLFFSHAALEMCQESDWLPDVVSAHDWHMGFLPVLVKETRRGDWDSVASTFTVHNLAYQGEFGYDTMDAAGVPSSLFNMHQLETYGGVNFLKAGAAFADQVNTVSPNYAQEIQTPEYGCRLEGLMAWLAQEGRLSGILNGIDTEVFDPATDPKTAAHYSADDTTGKQECRRLLCAEAGLETSGDFPVMGVVSRLSNQKGFDLIVDAAPTFLGQGAGLVVLGTGDPWAASELRRLEAAYPGRVKFFEAFDVDLAQRIYSGCDAFLMPSSFEPCGLGQMIAMRYGTVPVVRRTGGLADTVFEGENGFVFDERSTRGLLDAVGRCVAAFQDRDRWSKIVHAGMTGDFSWGKSAREYVKMFHHALDARRLKAAAS